A segment of the Streptomyces sp. ITFR-21 genome:
CCGGGAGCCGGGCGGCCACCATGGTGGAGCCGCCGCCTTCGCCCGCGCCGTACGTGTGTCCCGGTCGGGCGGCGGTACGCATCCCGGAGAAAACCGGAAGGAAGACGCCGTGCAGACCCCCTTTCAGACCACGTTCCGCGAGGCGCGCGACACCCTCGTCCCCGATCCGGCCGGGCCGCACGGTCCGCTGCCGCCGCTGCTGTTGGGGCTGACGGTGGTCACCGGTCTGGTGGACGCCTTCAGCTATCTGTCGCTGGGCCATGTCTTCGTCGCCAACATGACCGGAAACGTCGTCTTCATGGCGTTCTCGCTGGCCGGCGCGAGCGGCTTCTCGGTACTGGCGTCCGTGCTGTCGCTGCTGTCGTTCACGGCCGGGGCGGCGGCCGGCGGGGTGCTCGCACAGCGGGTGACCGCGCACCGGGCCCGACTGCTGCTCGGGGCGACCGTGGCCCAGGTGGTGCTGGTGCTGGCCGGCTGGGTGATGAGCCGGCTGGTCGACCTGCCGGCCGGCGGCGGCGACCGGTGGACGCTGATCCTGCTGCTGGGACTGGCGATGGGCCTGCAGAACGCGGTGGTACGCCGGTTGGCGGTACCTGATCTGACCACGACCGTGCTGACCTTGACCATCACCGGCATCGCGGCGGACGCGCGGTTCGCGGGCGGCGCGTCGAGCAGGTCCGGGCGGCGGCTGCTGTCGGCGCTGGCGATGTTCCTGGGGGCGCTGGCCGGGGCCGCGCTGATCGGCCACGGCCACGCGGATCTGCCGCTGCTGCTGGGCGCGGTGGCGCTGGCCGCGGTGGCGGCGGGCCTGCTGCCGCACCGGCGGTCGGCGGCGGCCTGGACCGGGTGAGGCGCCCGGCTCTCTCCGCTCCCCCGCTTCCCCGCCCGGCCGGCGGGGACCGGGACCCGCGGCTCTTTCGTGACGGAATGTGACCGGGCGGCGTACGGCGGACGCGCGCCGGGGCCGGGGCAGGCGTGCCGGCCCCGGCCCGGCTTCCTGGCCTCCTTACGGGCGTTTCTTTCGGCCGTGCGGGACAACCGGCGCCGCCGGGGGAAGAAGGAGAGGGGCACGCCTCCGTGCCCGCCACGCTCCGACCGACTACGAGGTGTGAGGTCCCGCCGTGCGCCAGCCGAGCATCCCTCCTGAGCCGAGGACCCCCCGCACCGCCCCGGCCGCCGCGCTCTCCGGTCCGGCGGCCGCGCGCGCGGCGGCCCGCCGCCCGGTGCTCTGCGCGGTCGCCCTCGGCGTGCTGGTCGCCGTCGCCGCCTGCGGTAACGGCGGGGGGACGACATCGGCGACCTCCACCCCCGCCGCGCCCTCCTCGTCGGCCACCGCAGGCGGCACCCCCACCACGACGGGCTCGACCACCACCGCCTCCGATACCGCCGCCCCGTCCCCTTCGGCCTCCGCGTCCGGTGGCGCGACGCCGGTGCCGCCCGTACCGACCGCCTCCGGATCCGGCTCCACCGAGCCCGCGGCGAACTGCGTGGACCGGGCGGTGGCCGCCATGTCGCGGGCCCAGCAGGTCGGGCAGCTGTTCATGACGGCGGTGACCACCTCGGGCCTGACGTCCGCCGAGGCCACCGCGATCACCCGGGGCCGGGTCGGCGCGGTCATCCTGATCAGGCACACCGCCGGGGGAACCGCCGCGGTCAAGCCGGTGGCCGAGCGGGTGCAGACGCTGGCCCCGCGGCTGGAGGGCGGCGTCACGGTACGGATGCTGGTCTCCACCGACCAGGAGGGCGGCCGGGTCCAGGTACTCAACGGGCCGGGCTTCTCGGCGATCCCGAGCGCGGTGTCCCAGGGGACGTGGTCGGCGTCCCGGCTGCGAAGCAGCGCGGCCGGCTGGGGGCGGCAGCTGGCCGCCGCCGGGGCCAACATGAACCTCGCGCCGGTCGGCGACACGGTGCCGCCCGGCCTGAAGGACGTCAACGCGCCCATCGGCAGGCTGGACCGCGAGTTCGGCGACGACCCGGCGACCGTGGCCTCGCACAGCACCGCCTTCCTGCGCGGCATGCTCCAGGCCGGGGTGATCCCGACCGTCAAGCACTTCCCGGGCCTCGGCCGGGTGACCGGCAACACCGACCTCACCGCGGACGTGGTGGACGGCACCACCACCCGCACCGACCCCTTCCTGCGGCCGTTCCGCGACGCGGTGCACGCCGGGGTGCCGTTCGTGATGGTCTCCTCGGCCGTCTACACCCGTATCGACCCCGGACACCAGGCGGTCTTCTCCACCGCGGTGATCCGCGGCCTGCTGCGCGGCTCGCTCGGCTTCAAGGGCGCGGTCATCTCCGACGACCTCGGCCAGGCCGTCGCGGTCAGCGACCACACCCCGGCCCAGCGGGCGCTGGACTTCATCGGGGCCGGCGGCAACATGGTGCTCACCGTCAAACCGGGCGACATCGCGCCGATGACGGCCGCGGTGCTCGGCCGGATGGCGGACAACGCGGCCTTCCGCAAGGACGTGGCCGACAGCGTACGGCGGGTGCTGACCGCTAAGCGGAACGCGGGACTGCTGACCTGCGGCTGACGGCGAGGGACCGCGGCGGGCGGAGGCGGGCGGGCAGAGGCGGGCGGGCGGCGTGGCCGCCGCAGGCCGGTGACGGCAGGTGGCGGCCCGGCGCGACTGGCTGCCCGCGCACCTGGTCTACGAGCGGATGGGCGCCGCCTACGACACCTTCGGTGACGCGGACGGCGCGATCAACGGCACCGTCGCGCTGGGCCCGGAGGCGGTCCACGACCCGGCTTCACCGGCTTCCACCGGCTGGAGTAGGGGCTGTGGCACGGGGAGTGCGCGAAGGCGCTGCGCGCCCCCGCCGACCGGCTGGCCAAGGACACCGGCGCGCTGCGGGACGGCTGGTCCGACCAGCGGATGGACCCGGCCGACATGGGTCTGCGGGCGCACGAGATCATCGAGAACGCCGAGCAGTTCGAGCTGACCGGCCGCACCGACTACGGCAGCGGTACCAACCTGGCCACCGCGAGTGCCAACATCGACGGCACCCGGCAGATCCTGGCCGAGCTCACCTCCCTGCTGGTGCCGCGCGACGCCGGCCTGGCGCAGCTCGACGCCTCGCTGGACCGCGCCCAGCAGGACCTGGACGCACGGCACCACGGCGGGACCTGGACCCCGCTGGCCGAACTGACGCGCGCCCAGCGCGAGCGGGTCAACGCCGACTTCGGCGATCTGCTGGAACGACTCGCCCCGGTGGCGGCGATCTTCGAGGTACGGAGGACGGCATGACCGACACGCACGAGCCGACCGGCACCGGCGACCTGCGACGGCGCGGGTTCCTGCGCGGCGCCGCGCTGGGTGTGGGCGCGGTCGGCGCGGTGGCCGGCGGCGCGGCGCCGCTGGCCGGCGGTACCGCCTCCGCCAGCGCCCCCGCGCCGTCCGCGCGGCGCGGCGCCGACTTCCACGGGCCCCACCAGGCCGGTATCGCCGAACCGGTGACGCGGTCCACCGCGTTCCTGTCCTTCGACGTGACCGCGGCCGACCGGCGGGAGCTCACCGAGCTGCTGCACACGGTCACCGACCGGGCCCGTTTCCTGGCCACCGGCGGCACGCCCGCGCAGCTCGGCATCACCGACTCCCCGTCGGACAACCGCCAACGGGGCCGTCCGCCCGGCCTCGTGACCGCGCCCTGACGGCGCGGTGGGCCCCCGCCCGCGGGTGGGACCCCACGCACCCGCACGGCCGAGGGGCCGCCCCGGCAACCGCGGGGGCGGCCCTTCGGATGACCGCCCGTCACACCGGTCCCACCCGGCCGTCGTGCTCTTGCGTTCACGATCTGAAGACATGCCAACGCCCAGCCGGACGGCACGACCTCTTTGCCGGAATTGGTGAAGCTTCTCCGTTTCCCGGATCCCGCCTTGTGCACAACTCTTGACATGGATGAAACACAGGGAGAAACATCACGGTGTGCATGGGGAGAGCGCTCTCACTCGGCAACCGGAGTGTGCTCGCCCACAGTTCATCATGATCACGGCATCTCGCCGTTCCACCGGTCACGGCGGAACGGTTATCCACTTCTGCCCCCACCTGTGGAACCAGGAGAGTTGCTCATGCTCGCTCCCCCCACCGACTCGGCGGCACCGAGACCCTCGGTGCTGACGGGCCGGCGAAACGTCGTAGCGGCAGTGCTCACGGCGCTCGTCGCCTCGCTGCTGCTCTTCGTGCCGATGCGCTCGGCGCACGCGGCCGACACCCTGCTCTCGCAGGGCAAGACCGCGACCGCCTCCTCCGCCGAGAACGCCGGCACCCCGGCGTCCGCGGCGGTCGACGGCGACAACGGCACCCGCTGGTCCAGCGCCGCCGCCGACCCCCAGTGGCTCCAGGTCGACCTCGGCGCCACCGCGCACATCGGTTCCGTCACCCTCAACTGGGAGGCGGCGTACGCGAAGTCGTTCCAGATCCAGACGTCCGCCGACGGCACGAACTGGACCGGCATCTACTCCACCACGACCGGCACCGGTGGAAACCAGACGGTTTCCGTAAACGGTTCCGGGCGTTATGTCCGTCTCTACGGGACGGTCCGCGCCACCCAGTACGGCTACTCCCTCTGGGAGTTCCAGGTGTTCGGCACCGTCGACGGCAGCACCACGCCGCCGGCCGCGGGCACCCTGCTCTCGCAGGGCAAGACCGCCAGCGCATCCTCCACCGAGAACGCCGGCACCCCGGCGTCCGCGGCGGTCGACGGCGACAACGGCACCCGCTGGTCCAGCGCCGCCGCCGACCCCCAGTGGCTCCAGGTCGACCTCGGCGCCACCGACACCATCAGCCAGGTGGTGCTCAACTGGGAGGCCGCGTACGGGAAGTCGTTCCAGATCCAGACGTCCACCGACGGCACGAACTGGACCAGCGTCTACTCCACCACAGCCGGCACCGGCGGCGTCCAGACCCTCAACGTGACCGGCTCCGGCCGCTACGTGCGGGTCTACGGCACAGCTCGCGGCACCGGGTACGGCTACTCGCTGTGGGAGTTCCAGGTCTTCGGCACCGCGGGCAGCGGTGACACCGGCGGCACCGGGCCGACCAGCCCGCCCACCGGCCCGATCCAGGGCGGCGGCGACCTCGGCCCGAACGTCAAGGTCTTCGACCCGTCCACCCCGAACATCCAGGCCCAGCTGGACCAGATCTTCGCCCAGCAGGAGTCCAACCAGTTCGGCACCCAGCGCTACCAGGTCTTCTTCAAGCCGGGCACCTACGACGGCCTGAACGACCAGGTCGGCTTCTACACCTCGGTGTCGGGCCTCGGCAAGAACCCGGACGACGTCCAGATCAACGGTGACATCACCGTGGACGCCGGCTGGTTCAACGGCAACGCCACCCAGAACTTCTGGCGTTCGGTGGAGAACCTGGCCATCAAGCCGGTCAGCGGCACCGACCGGTGGGCGGTCGCACAGGCGGCCCCGTTCCGCCGGATCCACGTCGAGGGCGGCCTGAACCTGGCGCCGAACGGCTACGGCTGGGCGAGCGGCGGCTACATCGCCGACAGCAAGATCGACGGCACCGTCGGCCCGTACTCGCAGCAGCAGTGGTACACCCGCGACAGCTCCATCGGCGGCTGGGTCAACGGCGTGTGGAACATGGTGTTCTCGGGTGTCCAGGGCGCTCCGGCGCAGGGCTTCCCGAACCCGGTCTACACGACGCTGAACACCACCCCCGAGTCGCGTGACAAGCCGTACCTGTACCTGGACGGCAACAACTACTCGGTGTTCGTGCCGAACCTGCGCACCAACGCCAGCGGCGTCGACTGGCCCAACACTCCGGGCACCTCGATCCCGCTGACCCAGTTCTACGTGGCGCACCCCGGTGACTCCGCGGCGACCATCAACGCCGCGCTCGCCCAGGGGCTCAACCTGCTGCTCACCCCGGGCATCTACCACGTGGACCAGGCGATCAACGTCACCCGCGCCAACACCGTCGTCCTCGGCCTCGGCTACGCCACGGTCATCCCGGACAACGGCGTGGACGCGGTGAAGGTCGCCGACGTGGACGGCGTCAAGCTGGCCGGCTTCCTGATCGACGCCGGTGCCGGCAACTCGGCCCAGCTGCTCCAGGTCGGCGCGCCCGGTTCGAACGCGAGCCACGCGGGCAACCCGACCACCATCCAGGACGTGTTCGCCCGGATCGGCGGCGCGGGCCCGGGTCAGGCCCAGACGGCGTTCGAGGTCAACAGCAACGACGTCATCATCGACCACACCTGGCTGTGGCGCGCCGACCACGGCGCGGGGGTGGGCTGGACCACCAACCCGTCGGACTACGGTCTGCGGGTGAACGGCAACAACGTTCTGGCCACCGGTCTGTTCGTCGAACACTTCGAGAAGTACGACGTGGAGTGGGCGGGACAGAACGGCAAGACGATCTTCTTCCAGAACGAGATCGCCTACGACGCGCCCAACCAGGCGGCCATCCAGAACGGCAGCATCCGCGGGTTCGCGGCCTACAAGGTGGACGACAACGTCACCACCCACGAAGGCTGGGGACTCGGCAGCTACTGCAACTTCACCGCGGACCCGACGATCATCCAGGACCACGGGTTCGAGGCACCGACCACCGCGGGCGTGAAGTTCCACGACCTCTTGGTGGTCTCGCTCGGCGGGATGGGCCAATACGCCCATGTCATCAACGACACCGGCCCCGGCACCTCGGGCACCGGCACGACCCCGTCGACGGTGACGTCGTACCCGTAAACGGCTGACGGCGGCGGCGCGGTGACGCGCCGCCGGCAGGGCCGGGTAGTACCAGCATGAGGGGCCGTCGCCCTGCCAAGGGCGGCGGCCCCTCGGCATGTCCGGACCAGGAGGCTGATTCGGGATCGTACATAAACCACGGGGATGCGGTGCTCATGACCCACCGCGGCAGCCGGGTTCAGGCACGGTCGTGGTGGTCAACAGCGGTTCCGCGGTGACCATGCCGTGGGCCAACGGCGTCCGCGGCATCATCGAGAACTGGTACCCCGGCCAAGAAGACGGCACCGCCATCGCCCGACTCCTCCACGGCGACGTCAACTTCCCCGGCAAACCCCCCGTACCCCTCCCACAGAGCCTGAACGACATCCCCGCCCACACCACCCCCCAGTGGCCCGGCCAGAACAACACCGTCCAACACACCGAAGGCCGCAACATCGGCTACCGCTGGTACGACAGCCAGAACAAAACCCCGCTCCACCCCTTCGGCTACAAACTCTCCTCCACGACCTTCGACTACCCCGCTCTGACCGTCTGCCAGCCGGACACGAACGGAAACGTCACCGCCGCCTTCGACATACAGAACACCGGCACCAAAACCGGCACCGAAATCACCCAGGCCTACCCAGGACAACCGGCCACCACCGGCAAACCACCCAAAAACCTACGAGACCTCCAACGCGCCACCCGCAACCCCGGCCGAACCCGGCACATCACCCTCACCCTCAACGCCCGCAGCCTCCAGTACTGGAACAACGGCCGGACCAACGCCACCGGCACCGACACCGTCTCCACCGGCTCCTCCTCCCGCGACATCCGACTCACCGGCACCACCACGATCCCCACAAGCGGGGGCATGACGCCGCCCGGCCAGACCACCCCGATCACCTTGCGGGCGCACGCCAACAACCAGTACGTGACGGCCGAGAACGCGGGCGCCGCCGCGCTGATCGCCAACCGCACGGCGATCGGCCCCTGGGAAAAGTCCGACCCGATCCACGACTGACGGTCCACGCACAGCCGGCCCCCTCCCCGTACCGCGGTGGCCCCGTCCCCCCGGACAGGGCCACCGCCCCTGGCACGTACAAGAGTTGTACGGGAGGCAGGCGCCCGGCGCACGGCCCGCGCTCCGCGGCGGGCGGGAAGGTGGTGCCTAGGGCCGGTCGGCCGGGCGGTCCATGCCCTCGGCGGAGCGGGCCGCGAGGACGGCCGGGGCGCCGGCGGGGTGGACGGGCGGGTCGAAGTAGCAGCGGATCGCGGTGCCGTCAGGGCCGGTGTACTGGCGTACCAGGTCGGCGAGCTGGTGGACCATCAGCAGGCCGCGGCCGCCCGGCCGGCCGGGCGGGGGGACTTCGCGGCCGGCCAGCGGGTCGCCGATCCGGCCGCCGTCGCGGACCTCGCAGGCCAGCCGGCCGTCCTCGGCCCACAGCCGGATCACGCCCGAACCACCGCCGTGCAGCACGCTGTTGGTGGTCAGTTCGGAGACCGCGAGCGCCACGTCGTCCAGCCGGGTCCCCCGCAGCCCCAGCCCGCCCGCCACCCGCACCGCGAACTCCCGGGCGCCGCGCAGCCCTTCCCGGTCGAAGGTGAGGCGGTCGGCGTACGGCGGTACGGCCAGCGGGGTGTTGTAGGACGCGGCAGCCCGCTCGGGCGCGTACCCGGCGCTGGTCCGCTCCCGGCCGCCCTCGATCACCGCCGGGTGGGTGGCGCGGGCGTCGGCGAGCGCGCGGGCGGTGAGCCGCTCGGCGTCGTAAGGGCACAGGATGGTGACCGGGCAGCCGTGGAAAGCGGCGTTGGTGAGTGCTTCGTGCTGGACGCAGGCGGGGTATTCGAGGTCGGTGCGGCCGGGCCACACCGGCTCCCCGACGATCCGTATCCGGCGGCCCGGCGGCTGGGCGTCGCAGAAGGCCCGCAGCACACCGGGGATGATCCGGCCGGGGTTGCGGCCCGCCGCGGCCATGTCGGTGAAGCGCACACCGGCCGCGTCGGCGCCCAGTGCGGCGCGCAGCAGCGCCAGCCGGTCAGGCGGTACCGCCGCCGCGACGGGTTCCCCGACGGCCAGTCCGGCGCGGACGAAGGCGGTGGTTCCGGCCAGGTACTCGGCGTCGCCCCGGTAGAAGAGCGCCGGATGAGCGAAGGCAGCGGTCATCGCGTCCCCGCGACGGCGGCGACCGCCGCTGTACCCCGTGTGTCCCCGGTCACCACTGCGTCGGCCCCTTTCGGACATGTGTGCTGACGCCGCCAGTATGCGCCTGCCCCTGACCACGTCGACGCCGGGGACCGACGCCGCGGTTGCGGCACCGTGACGGCGCCGTCACGGTCCCGGGCGCCGTGGCCGCGCCGGCGCCGCGGCCCGCGCCCCTCCGCGCCGGTCCAGGACCCCCGCCGCCGACCGCCGCCCCGGCCGCTCACCGCTCACGGCTCACGGCTCACAGCTCACAGCTCGGCGATGGCCAGGAACGCGGCGGCGAGGCTCTCGCTGTCCTCGCGGGTGACCGCGCGGTCGATCGC
Coding sequences within it:
- a CDS encoding YoaK family protein yields the protein MQTPFQTTFREARDTLVPDPAGPHGPLPPLLLGLTVVTGLVDAFSYLSLGHVFVANMTGNVVFMAFSLAGASGFSVLASVLSLLSFTAGAAAGGVLAQRVTAHRARLLLGATVAQVVLVLAGWVMSRLVDLPAGGGDRWTLILLLGLAMGLQNAVVRRLAVPDLTTTVLTLTITGIAADARFAGGASSRSGRRLLSALAMFLGALAGAALIGHGHADLPLLLGAVALAAVAAGLLPHRRSAAAWTG
- a CDS encoding glycoside hydrolase family 3 N-terminal domain-containing protein; the encoded protein is MSRAQQVGQLFMTAVTTSGLTSAEATAITRGRVGAVILIRHTAGGTAAVKPVAERVQTLAPRLEGGVTVRMLVSTDQEGGRVQVLNGPGFSAIPSAVSQGTWSASRLRSSAAGWGRQLAAAGANMNLAPVGDTVPPGLKDVNAPIGRLDREFGDDPATVASHSTAFLRGMLQAGVIPTVKHFPGLGRVTGNTDLTADVVDGTTTRTDPFLRPFRDAVHAGVPFVMVSSAVYTRIDPGHQAVFSTAVIRGLLRGSLGFKGAVISDDLGQAVAVSDHTPAQRALDFIGAGGNMVLTVKPGDIAPMTAAVLGRMADNAAFRKDVADSVRRVLTAKRNAGLLTCG
- a CDS encoding EfeM/EfeO family lipoprotein, which codes for MRDGWSDQRMDPADMGLRAHEIIENAEQFELTGRTDYGSGTNLATASANIDGTRQILAELTSLLVPRDAGLAQLDASLDRAQQDLDARHHGGTWTPLAELTRAQRERVNADFGDLLERLAPVAAIFEVRRTA
- a CDS encoding Dyp-type peroxidase domain-containing protein, with amino-acid sequence MTDTHEPTGTGDLRRRGFLRGAALGVGAVGAVAGGAAPLAGGTASASAPAPSARRGADFHGPHQAGIAEPVTRSTAFLSFDVTAADRRELTELLHTVTDRARFLATGGTPAQLGITDSPSDNRQRGRPPGLVTAP
- a CDS encoding discoidin domain-containing protein; its protein translation is MLAPPTDSAAPRPSVLTGRRNVVAAVLTALVASLLLFVPMRSAHAADTLLSQGKTATASSAENAGTPASAAVDGDNGTRWSSAAADPQWLQVDLGATAHIGSVTLNWEAAYAKSFQIQTSADGTNWTGIYSTTTGTGGNQTVSVNGSGRYVRLYGTVRATQYGYSLWEFQVFGTVDGSTTPPAAGTLLSQGKTASASSTENAGTPASAAVDGDNGTRWSSAAADPQWLQVDLGATDTISQVVLNWEAAYGKSFQIQTSTDGTNWTSVYSTTAGTGGVQTLNVTGSGRYVRVYGTARGTGYGYSLWEFQVFGTAGSGDTGGTGPTSPPTGPIQGGGDLGPNVKVFDPSTPNIQAQLDQIFAQQESNQFGTQRYQVFFKPGTYDGLNDQVGFYTSVSGLGKNPDDVQINGDITVDAGWFNGNATQNFWRSVENLAIKPVSGTDRWAVAQAAPFRRIHVEGGLNLAPNGYGWASGGYIADSKIDGTVGPYSQQQWYTRDSSIGGWVNGVWNMVFSGVQGAPAQGFPNPVYTTLNTTPESRDKPYLYLDGNNYSVFVPNLRTNASGVDWPNTPGTSIPLTQFYVAHPGDSAATINAALAQGLNLLLTPGIYHVDQAINVTRANTVVLGLGYATVIPDNGVDAVKVADVDGVKLAGFLIDAGAGNSAQLLQVGAPGSNASHAGNPTTIQDVFARIGGAGPGQAQTAFEVNSNDVIIDHTWLWRADHGAGVGWTTNPSDYGLRVNGNNVLATGLFVEHFEKYDVEWAGQNGKTIFFQNEIAYDAPNQAAIQNGSIRGFAAYKVDDNVTTHEGWGLGSYCNFTADPTIIQDHGFEAPTTAGVKFHDLLVVSLGGMGQYAHVINDTGPGTSGTGTTPSTVTSYP
- a CDS encoding glycoside hydrolase family 3 C-terminal domain-containing protein — translated: MVHKPRGCGAHDPPRQPGSGTVVVVNSGSAVTMPWANGVRGIIENWYPGQEDGTAIARLLHGDVNFPGKPPVPLPQSLNDIPAHTTPQWPGQNNTVQHTEGRNIGYRWYDSQNKTPLHPFGYKLSSTTFDYPALTVCQPDTNGNVTAAFDIQNTGTKTGTEITQAYPGQPATTGKPPKNLRDLQRATRNPGRTRHITLTLNARSLQYWNNGRTNATGTDTVSTGSSSRDIRLTGTTTIPTSGGMTPPGQTTPITLRAHANNQYVTAENAGAAALIANRTAIGPWEKSDPIHD
- a CDS encoding anti-sigma factor RsbA family regulatory protein; its protein translation is MTAAFAHPALFYRGDAEYLAGTTAFVRAGLAVGEPVAAAVPPDRLALLRAALGADAAGVRFTDMAAAGRNPGRIIPGVLRAFCDAQPPGRRIRIVGEPVWPGRTDLEYPACVQHEALTNAAFHGCPVTILCPYDAERLTARALADARATHPAVIEGGRERTSAGYAPERAAASYNTPLAVPPYADRLTFDREGLRGAREFAVRVAGGLGLRGTRLDDVALAVSELTTNSVLHGGGSGVIRLWAEDGRLACEVRDGGRIGDPLAGREVPPPGRPGGRGLLMVHQLADLVRQYTGPDGTAIRCYFDPPVHPAGAPAVLAARSAEGMDRPADRP